The following are encoded together in the Armatimonadota bacterium genome:
- a CDS encoding PQQ-like beta-propeller repeat protein, whose product MRSMTRAGATLLLLGLMCGAFSADWPQYMGPTANGIAPDTGINKDWNAKPPKVEWKVALGDRGFAGPCVADGKVFIIDHAGDKDIVRALKLDTGQEVWRFPYPDTARENYGFARSTPCYSNGRLYTLSRLGLVNCLDATDGTPYWSVNIRQDFGGQAPEWDYSASPIVDEGKVILCPGGQTGIVALDARSGDTVWTGGKPGVPGYASPVVANIQGVKQYVIFAGKHIYGAAAADGKVLWSVPWETSYDVNAAQPIVAGNFVFFSSNYGKGCSLIEITPDGVTTHWTNKNLQAHFNSPVFTNNCFFGIGDRYGLVCINPRDGEILWNNREMGQKGGVVAVDGVLIGINSDSGAVVMFSNSFESYQELGRFTPLGGQSWTMPVIADGKLIIRNKEAICCVDIM is encoded by the coding sequence ATGCGCAGCATGACCCGAGCAGGTGCGACACTCCTACTCCTGGGCCTGATGTGTGGAGCATTTTCCGCCGACTGGCCGCAGTATATGGGCCCGACGGCCAACGGGATCGCCCCGGACACGGGGATCAACAAGGACTGGAACGCCAAGCCGCCGAAGGTGGAGTGGAAGGTGGCGCTGGGCGACCGGGGATTCGCCGGACCGTGCGTGGCCGACGGCAAGGTCTTCATCATCGATCACGCGGGCGACAAGGACATCGTCCGGGCGCTGAAACTGGACACAGGACAGGAAGTCTGGCGCTTCCCCTACCCGGACACTGCGCGCGAAAACTACGGATTCGCACGATCGACCCCCTGCTACAGCAACGGCCGCTTATACACACTGAGCCGCCTGGGGCTTGTGAACTGCCTGGATGCCACGGACGGCACACCATACTGGTCGGTAAACATCAGGCAGGACTTCGGTGGGCAGGCCCCGGAGTGGGATTACTCCGCTTCCCCCATCGTAGATGAGGGCAAGGTGATTCTCTGCCCCGGCGGGCAGACAGGCATTGTTGCGCTCGATGCCCGGAGTGGGGACACCGTTTGGACGGGCGGCAAGCCTGGGGTGCCGGGATACGCCTCGCCAGTAGTGGCCAATATCCAGGGTGTGAAGCAATACGTCATATTCGCGGGCAAGCACATCTACGGCGCGGCGGCGGCGGACGGCAAGGTGCTCTGGTCGGTGCCGTGGGAGACGAGCTACGACGTGAACGCCGCGCAGCCCATCGTCGCTGGGAACTTTGTGTTCTTTTCCAGCAACTATGGCAAAGGCTGCAGCCTGATCGAGATTACCCCCGACGGGGTCACGACCCATTGGACCAACAAGAACCTCCAGGCTCACTTCAACTCGCCTGTGTTCACCAACAACTGCTTCTTCGGAATCGGCGATCGCTACGGTCTGGTGTGCATCAACCCGCGCGACGGAGAGATACTGTGGAACAACCGCGAAATGGGCCAGAAGGGTGGCGTCGTTGCGGTGGACGGCGTCCTGATCGGCATCAACTCCGATTCCGGCGCGGTCGTCATGTTCTCCAACTCCTTCGAGAGCTACCAGGAACTGGGACGTTTCACTCCCCTCGGTGGGCAGAGCTGGACCATGCCGGTGATCGCAGACGGTAAGCTGATCATCCGCAACAAGGAAGCGATCTGCTGCGTAGACATCATGTAG
- a CDS encoding ribose-phosphate pyrophosphokinase, whose product MNNGFKIFAGNSNLPLAQEICDYLDMPLGGVTISRFSNENVFVQIQESVREQDCFVIQSLYPSPSESLMELMLLLDALRSASAKRITAVIPHYSYARSDKKDKPRISIAARLIADVLVTAGANRFLTMTLHSEQVRGFFSVPTDHLLGAPVICDYLSRMDLSNAVALFDMGQDKRSGGYAQRLNLPIAVIDKVRVSDTEVEIKAMIGDVSGKDVIIFDDEISRGTSLVASVQAIQSQRPKSVRAASTHGLFCGPAMELIAESPLVEVVSTNTVHVPKEKLLPKNTVLSVAPLFAEAIKRIHYGESVSTLFE is encoded by the coding sequence ATGAACAACGGCTTCAAGATTTTCGCCGGGAACTCCAACCTGCCCCTTGCCCAGGAGATCTGCGACTACCTCGATATGCCTCTGGGCGGGGTCACGATCTCGCGATTCTCCAACGAGAACGTGTTCGTACAGATCCAGGAGAGTGTGCGGGAGCAGGACTGTTTCGTGATCCAGTCGCTGTACCCGTCGCCCAGTGAAAGCCTTATGGAGCTAATGCTGCTGCTGGACGCTCTGCGCAGCGCGTCGGCGAAACGCATCACAGCGGTTATCCCGCACTACTCGTATGCACGCTCGGATAAGAAGGACAAGCCGAGGATCTCCATCGCGGCGCGACTGATCGCGGATGTTCTCGTCACCGCCGGGGCCAACCGGTTCCTCACCATGACCCTGCACTCGGAACAGGTGCGAGGCTTCTTCAGCGTGCCCACCGACCACCTGCTGGGGGCGCCGGTGATCTGCGACTACCTGAGCCGGATGGACCTGAGCAACGCGGTGGCGCTCTTCGACATGGGCCAGGACAAGCGCTCGGGCGGCTATGCTCAGAGACTGAACCTGCCGATCGCGGTCATCGACAAGGTGCGGGTCAGCGACACGGAGGTCGAGATCAAGGCGATGATCGGGGATGTCTCGGGGAAGGATGTCATCATCTTCGACGATGAAATCAGCCGCGGCACGTCTCTCGTCGCATCGGTTCAGGCGATCCAGAGCCAGCGGCCGAAGAGCGTTCGTGCCGCCAGCACCCACGGGCTCTTCTGCGGGCCGGCGATGGAACTGATCGCCGAGTCACCGCTGGTTGAGGTCGTCAGCACCAACACCGTGCACGTCCCGAAGGAAAAACTCCTCCCCAAGAACACGGTCCTTTCGGTGGCGCCCCTGTTCGCAGAAGCGATCAAGCGCATACATTACGGCGAATCTGTGAGCACTCTCTTCGAGTAG
- a CDS encoding Gfo/Idh/MocA family oxidoreductase: protein MMNAPIGCCVIGYGPQHNFGWAHSAWINHTPELKLVAVCDRDPARTEVAKQEFPGIRTYNDLAGVWADPDIDLVSIVTPHFTHCELTEAAFAAGKHVVVEKAMCLNVAEATRMVEAGKRAGRMLAVHHNRRHDGNYRRVREIVESGAIGQVFHVELTAGGFGEPQNGWYREKSLSGGGFFFWGPHAVDWVLAMIPSRIVGVNGFFHKLVWHNMSNEDQTRAIIRFENGCVADVTWSTIAAVGKPLWRILGTKGGIHDTGAGGNVGYQLQVCGPPGGELTLVTIDAHGRKEQQVAYLDSDWHNYWQGVADHLLRGAPVPVSGEFGRRVIGVLEAAEKSWASGQTEQVPFE from the coding sequence ATGATGAACGCGCCTATCGGCTGCTGTGTTATCGGCTACGGACCACAACACAATTTCGGCTGGGCGCACTCGGCCTGGATCAACCACACTCCAGAGCTGAAGCTGGTGGCGGTCTGTGATCGCGACCCGGCCCGCACTGAGGTGGCGAAACAGGAGTTCCCCGGCATCCGCACTTACAACGACCTCGCCGGCGTCTGGGCGGACCCGGATATCGACCTGGTGTCCATCGTCACCCCCCACTTCACCCACTGCGAACTCACCGAGGCAGCCTTCGCGGCAGGCAAGCACGTGGTGGTGGAAAAGGCTATGTGCCTGAACGTGGCCGAGGCGACGCGGATGGTTGAGGCGGGGAAGAGGGCCGGGAGAATGCTGGCGGTTCACCACAACCGCAGGCACGATGGCAACTACCGGCGCGTGCGAGAGATCGTCGAGAGCGGCGCAATCGGGCAAGTCTTCCACGTTGAGCTTACAGCGGGAGGCTTTGGGGAGCCCCAGAACGGCTGGTACCGGGAGAAAAGCCTGTCCGGAGGCGGGTTCTTTTTCTGGGGACCGCATGCCGTGGACTGGGTGCTCGCGATGATTCCTTCGCGCATTGTGGGTGTGAATGGGTTCTTCCACAAACTGGTCTGGCACAATATGAGCAACGAGGATCAGACCCGGGCCATTATCCGCTTTGAGAATGGTTGTGTTGCCGATGTGACGTGGTCCACCATCGCCGCGGTCGGCAAACCTCTGTGGCGGATTCTGGGCACGAAAGGCGGCATTCACGACACAGGTGCTGGCGGGAACGTGGGATACCAGCTTCAGGTATGCGGGCCTCCTGGAGGCGAGTTGACGCTGGTGACCATCGACGCCCATGGCCGCAAGGAACAGCAGGTTGCGTACCTGGACTCCGACTGGCATAACTACTGGCAAGGCGTGGCCGATCACCTGCTGCGGGGCGCGCCGGTGCCGGTCAGTGGGGAATTCGGCAGGAGGGTCATAGGCGTCCTCGAAGCCGCGGAAAAGTCCTGGGCCTCGGGACAGACGGAGCAGGTGCCTTTCGAGTAG
- a CDS encoding alpha-ketoacid dehydrogenase subunit beta, translating into MREITYAAAIGEALREEMERDESVFVIGEDIGSVREADDLFAAFRERRAWQTPISEAGFTGLAVGAAAAGLRPVVEIMYCDFLGVCMDQVCNQAAKLSLMSGGAYKAPMVIKTPAGCGTREGGHHSQSLEAWLIHTPGLKVVMPSTPYDAKGLMKSAIRDDWPVVFIQHRLLHPLAGEVPDEEYTVPLGKGSVRKEGTDITLVAWSYAAIKAQEAAKRLEGEISVEVVDPRSLVPFDLETVLASVRKTGRLLVVHEASERAGAGAEIVRLVVEADMGALKTAPRVLGSRNIPMPYSPPLEDAVIPQVHDITRTIREMAG; encoded by the coding sequence ATGCGAGAGATCACATATGCCGCAGCCATCGGAGAAGCGCTCCGCGAGGAGATGGAGCGCGACGAGAGCGTGTTCGTTATCGGCGAGGACATCGGCTCGGTGCGGGAGGCCGACGATCTGTTCGCTGCTTTCCGGGAGCGGCGTGCATGGCAGACGCCGATCTCCGAGGCCGGGTTCACGGGTCTTGCGGTGGGTGCTGCCGCCGCCGGGCTACGGCCCGTTGTGGAGATCATGTACTGCGATTTCCTGGGCGTCTGCATGGACCAGGTCTGCAATCAAGCCGCGAAGCTAAGTCTCATGTCCGGCGGCGCGTACAAAGCCCCGATGGTCATCAAGACCCCGGCCGGCTGCGGCACTCGTGAGGGTGGCCATCACAGCCAAAGCCTTGAGGCCTGGCTTATCCATACCCCTGGCCTGAAGGTGGTCATGCCCTCCACGCCCTACGACGCCAAGGGCCTCATGAAAAGTGCGATCCGCGACGACTGGCCAGTGGTGTTCATCCAGCACCGCCTGCTGCACCCACTGGCGGGCGAGGTCCCGGATGAAGAGTATACGGTCCCGCTGGGCAAGGGAAGCGTGCGGAAGGAGGGCACGGACATCACGCTCGTCGCCTGGTCCTACGCCGCGATCAAAGCACAGGAGGCGGCGAAGCGGCTGGAGGGTGAGATCAGCGTTGAAGTGGTTGATCCACGAAGTCTGGTGCCCTTCGATCTGGAAACAGTGCTTGCCAGTGTGCGCAAGACCGGCCGCCTTCTGGTCGTCCACGAGGCTTCCGAGCGCGCTGGAGCGGGCGCGGAGATCGTGCGCCTGGTGGTCGAGGCCGATATGGGTGCGCTGAAAACCGCGCCGAGGGTGCTGGGCAGCCGCAACATCCCCATGCCGTACAGCCCGCCGCTGGAAGACGCCGTGATCCCGCAGGTACATGACATCACCCGGACCATCCGCGAGATGGCCGGTTGA
- a CDS encoding thiamine pyrophosphate-dependent dehydrogenase E1 component subunit alpha: MIPDDIALRMLRQMMRIRFFEERLKDFYDYRGYCSIADPEEEARTSDQLMSCVGYDFASSGMIGGAVHLSIGQEAVSVGVCTHLRHDDLIVSSHRSHGHAIAKGCGLKPALAELMGRTTGLSRGFGGSMHLFDVEHGFLGGNGIVGGQVPIALGPAFAAKYRGGDQVSVAFFGDGAANQGTVHESMNLAALWKLPVLFVCENNLYANTTPYGLSAATNDLAPRAAGYGMPGVVVDGQDVTAVYEAAGEAVHRARTGGGPTFIEAKTYRYEGHCGVSAGHQNPAECEEWKKRDPIVLFEALLRERDVIDDEGIAGMTQSVLAEVDEAEAFAIESPLPDPSLLDAFEV, from the coding sequence ATGATACCCGATGACATCGCCCTTCGAATGCTGCGCCAGATGATGCGCATACGGTTCTTCGAGGAGCGCCTGAAGGACTTTTATGACTATCGGGGTTACTGCTCCATCGCCGACCCCGAAGAGGAAGCGCGCACCTCCGACCAACTCATGTCTTGCGTGGGATACGACTTCGCCAGCAGCGGAATGATCGGCGGGGCGGTGCACCTGTCCATCGGGCAGGAGGCCGTGTCTGTCGGCGTCTGCACTCATCTTCGCCACGATGACCTGATCGTCAGCAGCCATCGATCCCACGGGCACGCCATCGCCAAAGGCTGCGGCCTGAAGCCTGCGCTGGCCGAACTGATGGGCCGCACCACCGGCCTGAGCAGAGGTTTCGGCGGTTCAATGCACCTGTTCGACGTAGAGCACGGCTTCCTGGGCGGCAACGGGATCGTGGGTGGACAGGTTCCGATCGCGCTGGGACCAGCCTTCGCTGCAAAGTACCGGGGCGGCGACCAGGTGTCGGTGGCATTCTTCGGCGACGGCGCTGCAAACCAGGGCACCGTGCACGAATCCATGAACCTGGCGGCCCTGTGGAAGCTGCCTGTCCTGTTCGTCTGCGAGAACAACCTGTATGCAAATACCACCCCATACGGCCTGTCAGCGGCCACCAACGATCTTGCGCCGCGCGCGGCGGGTTATGGCATGCCCGGCGTGGTGGTGGACGGTCAGGACGTGACCGCCGTATACGAGGCGGCCGGCGAGGCCGTCCATCGCGCTCGCACCGGCGGCGGCCCGACCTTCATTGAAGCGAAGACGTACCGCTACGAAGGCCATTGTGGGGTGTCCGCGGGCCATCAGAACCCGGCCGAATGTGAAGAGTGGAAGAAGCGCGACCCGATCGTCCTGTTCGAAGCCCTGCTGCGCGAGCGGGATGTCATCGATGACGAAGGCATCGCGGGTATGACCCAGTCTGTATTGGCCGAAGTGGATGAGGCGGAAGCCTTCGCCATCGAAAGCCCCCTGCCCGATCCATCCCTGCTGGACGCATTCGAGGTCTGA
- a CDS encoding methyltransferase — translation MTSRERVLAALDHREPDRVPLDLGGSFVTGIAATSLDRLRRRLGLEDRPVKVYDAYQMLGEVEMDLVERLSLDCLPVEPPALTMGLRAENWKPWTLMDGTRVLVPGGFSVDTGPNGDWLFPASEGGTGKYTCRMPKDGFYFDTIGYGDWHLDWQPPPIAEVEKASLNWRVSEGDLEWLSGRANSLRKSTDKALILGAWPYLGLRYVGTLTDWWTLLAADPGYVKALFELSTQAALENLEVLWGELGNAVDVIAVTGLDFGTQRSEWFSRETFAELYLPGLAAQFAWIHENTTWRIFEHSCGSIANLIGMLVDAGLDALNPVQTSAAGMDPVKLKQEYGDRLTFWGGGVETQSTLPFGTPEEVRDEVRERIRIFAPGGGFVFNPVHNIQPNTPPQNIQAAYEAALEFGSYPISV, via the coding sequence ATGACCAGCCGCGAACGTGTCCTTGCCGCACTCGACCACCGCGAACCCGACCGGGTGCCTCTCGACCTCGGCGGCAGTTTCGTCACGGGGATCGCCGCCACGTCTCTGGACCGCCTGCGCAGGCGTCTGGGGCTGGAGGACCGCCCGGTCAAGGTGTATGACGCCTATCAGATGCTGGGCGAAGTGGAGATGGACCTGGTGGAGCGCCTGAGCCTGGACTGCCTGCCTGTGGAGCCGCCGGCACTTACCATGGGATTGCGGGCAGAGAACTGGAAGCCCTGGACGCTCATGGATGGCACCCGGGTGCTCGTGCCCGGAGGGTTCAGCGTGGACACCGGGCCCAATGGTGACTGGCTGTTTCCAGCGAGCGAAGGGGGCACGGGAAAGTACACCTGCCGCATGCCCAAAGATGGCTTCTACTTCGACACCATCGGGTATGGCGACTGGCATCTGGACTGGCAGCCGCCTCCGATTGCCGAGGTTGAGAAAGCTTCGCTGAACTGGCGCGTGTCCGAAGGTGACCTTGAGTGGCTCTCGGGCAGGGCGAACAGCTTGCGAAAAAGCACCGACAAGGCACTGATCCTCGGCGCATGGCCGTACCTGGGGCTGCGCTACGTGGGGACGCTCACCGACTGGTGGACGCTGCTTGCGGCAGATCCCGGCTACGTGAAGGCCCTCTTCGAGCTTTCCACACAGGCCGCGCTGGAGAATCTTGAGGTGCTTTGGGGGGAATTGGGCAATGCGGTCGATGTGATTGCGGTTACCGGACTGGACTTCGGAACGCAACGTTCCGAGTGGTTCTCGCGCGAGACATTCGCCGAACTCTATCTTCCCGGGCTCGCAGCGCAGTTCGCGTGGATTCACGAGAACACAACCTGGCGCATATTTGAGCACTCCTGCGGCAGCATCGCCAATCTCATAGGGATGCTCGTGGATGCGGGCCTGGATGCTCTCAACCCCGTCCAGACTTCCGCCGCGGGAATGGATCCGGTGAAGCTCAAGCAGGAGTACGGTGATCGCCTCACCTTCTGGGGTGGGGGAGTGGAGACCCAGTCCACGCTGCCCTTCGGCACGCCGGAGGAGGTGCGCGATGAGGTTCGGGAGCGGATCCGCATCTTCGCGCCGGGCGGCGGTTTCGTGTTTAACCCCGTGCACAACATTCAGCCGAATACGCCGCCACAGAATATCCAGGCGGCCTACGAGGCTGCGCTTGAGTTCGGCTCGTATCCCATCAGCGTGTGA
- a CDS encoding uroporphyrinogen-III decarboxylase-like protein, protein MTPRERWLRTLNHERADRIPADYRATPEATRKLLEYLGLANMDQLAERLHFDPIVDVGPRWIGPDLPPHTDEYGIGYQATDYGIGQYEDAIHHPLARFNSVAEIEAEYQWPSIDWWDFSHIPDQVKGKEDQVIRGGWSEPFATYKWLRGVAQGYIDLVENPEMVHYVLGKLYDHCYRKAERIYEMIPGMVIWSWVAEDVGSQKGLLISLKHIEEFFMPHMKRMVDLVHSAGAYAFHHSDGAVRENVPNMISVGMDVLDPIQWRCEGMDREALKRDFGDKLVFHGAMDNQQTLPFGTVDEVAAEVLDNLRILGAGGGYILGPCHNIQAISPPENIVAMYDTAYENSWL, encoded by the coding sequence ATGACTCCCCGCGAACGATGGCTGCGTACCCTCAACCACGAAAGAGCCGACCGCATCCCGGCCGATTACCGGGCGACCCCGGAGGCCACCCGTAAGCTCCTGGAGTATCTCGGGTTGGCCAACATGGATCAATTGGCCGAGCGCCTGCATTTCGACCCCATCGTGGATGTTGGCCCGCGATGGATCGGCCCCGACCTACCTCCGCACACCGACGAATACGGGATCGGATACCAGGCCACGGATTACGGCATCGGGCAGTATGAAGATGCGATCCACCATCCTCTTGCTCGGTTCAACTCGGTCGCCGAGATCGAGGCCGAGTACCAGTGGCCAAGCATCGACTGGTGGGACTTCTCTCACATCCCCGACCAGGTCAAGGGCAAAGAAGATCAGGTCATCCGCGGCGGCTGGTCAGAGCCCTTCGCCACTTACAAGTGGCTGCGTGGCGTGGCCCAGGGCTACATTGACCTCGTCGAGAACCCCGAGATGGTCCACTACGTCCTGGGCAAGCTGTACGACCACTGTTATCGGAAGGCCGAGCGCATATACGAAATGATCCCCGGCATGGTTATCTGGTCGTGGGTTGCCGAAGACGTCGGCTCGCAGAAGGGGCTGCTCATCTCTCTCAAGCACATTGAGGAGTTTTTCATGCCGCACATGAAGCGCATGGTGGACCTGGTGCATTCCGCCGGGGCATACGCCTTCCACCATAGTGACGGAGCGGTGCGGGAAAACGTTCCCAACATGATTTCCGTGGGAATGGACGTCCTCGATCCAATCCAGTGGCGCTGCGAAGGCATGGATCGCGAGGCCCTCAAGCGCGATTTCGGCGACAAACTGGTCTTCCACGGGGCCATGGACAATCAGCAGACACTCCCCTTCGGCACCGTGGATGAGGTCGCTGCCGAAGTCCTGGATAATCTACGCATTCTTGGTGCCGGCGGCGGCTATATCCTTGGGCCCTGCCACAACATCCAGGCTATCAGTCCGCCGGAGAACATCGTGGCCATGTATGACACCGCCTATGAGAATTCGTGGCTTTGA
- a CDS encoding MarR family transcriptional regulator has translation MSYALTLSMRVWLSTLRMTMSVRRCTRAMFQEYDLSGPQFGVLRVLHAAGADGLKLSEVSDALHVTCGNITSLVDGLEQRGLVVREPHPGDRRVVMARLTQSGTEVFNELAPRYSERIDGIMSCLTAEEQETLADLLDRVAEHVAREE, from the coding sequence GTGTCCTACGCGCTGACCCTATCGATGCGTGTGTGGTTGTCGACGCTGCGGATGACCATGTCCGTGCGCCGGTGCACGCGTGCCATGTTCCAGGAGTACGACCTGTCGGGGCCACAGTTCGGAGTGCTTCGGGTACTGCATGCAGCGGGAGCTGACGGGTTGAAACTCAGCGAGGTCAGCGACGCTTTGCACGTCACTTGCGGGAATATCACGAGCCTTGTGGATGGACTTGAGCAGCGGGGTCTTGTGGTGCGAGAGCCGCACCCGGGCGATCGGCGCGTGGTCATGGCGAGGTTGACGCAATCGGGCACTGAAGTCTTCAACGAACTCGCGCCGCGGTATTCTGAGCGGATAGACGGCATCATGAGCTGTCTTACTGCTGAGGAGCAGGAGACGTTGGCCGACCTTCTCGACCGCGTGGCGGAGCACGTAGCCCGGGAGGAATGA
- a CDS encoding TolC family protein translates to MPGVIASTNGAGVPVPISRAYVLRALWWLYVAGAALTSLTTATAADDQVGVFVVGPAGDTLAPTGEQLSLGPQHGDPSTGTEQPAWTLDLLAPETSPTTSGSRDAPSTNLAIRQITPEQAAQIAVRESLQLDLNTATIQQAEADLLRALGLDDVTLSAGMTLGRTGPSTSTVYTKPDGTTGVRESDNTITTQRLSLSKTLSIGRQLERQRKVARRSLDQARLSRDVVSRALDLTARELAYEVLRTEQIIRVAVDQANALAEHLAVSKDLLEVGSVARFEVVQAETELARAQGDVIAARTDYERALASLRRLLVMPQDQPLMVIPGEEPPLPQGDENALVKIALERRPEALEAAAAVEVATARLQLAFTSRNVSVGVSGSMSRDEIGLSTSDWQWQIAVSATKPIFDGRQEESEVLGARARLDAAQVSLREVQEDIALDVRDASILLQDARERLRVARQGLIEARERYEIARVRYETGYALGIEVLDAQASLTRADADVVNAQYNLQVATVRLRSAVGLWGQQTE, encoded by the coding sequence ATGCCAGGAGTAATCGCATCGACGAATGGGGCGGGAGTTCCCGTCCCGATCAGCCGAGCCTATGTTCTCCGAGCACTGTGGTGGCTCTACGTTGCAGGCGCTGCACTGACCTCGCTGACCACAGCAACTGCGGCAGATGATCAGGTAGGAGTCTTCGTGGTCGGGCCGGCCGGCGACACTCTTGCCCCGACCGGGGAGCAGCTTTCGCTGGGCCCTCAGCACGGCGACCCTTCGACAGGAACGGAACAGCCCGCGTGGACGCTGGATCTGCTCGCTCCCGAGACGAGCCCCACCACCTCTGGCAGCAGAGACGCTCCCTCCACGAACCTCGCGATCCGGCAGATCACGCCCGAGCAGGCAGCGCAGATCGCGGTTCGCGAAAGTCTCCAGCTTGACCTGAATACCGCCACGATCCAGCAGGCTGAGGCCGATCTTCTCCGTGCCCTGGGCCTGGATGATGTCACCCTGAGCGCCGGGATGACCCTGGGCCGCACCGGCCCGTCCACGTCGACTGTCTATACGAAGCCCGACGGCACCACCGGGGTGCGCGAATCGGACAACACGATCACCACCCAGCGTCTGTCTTTGAGCAAGACGCTGAGCATCGGCCGACAGCTTGAGCGCCAACGGAAGGTCGCGCGGAGATCCCTGGATCAGGCCCGACTCTCACGGGACGTCGTCTCCCGCGCACTGGACCTCACTGCCCGCGAGCTCGCCTACGAAGTTCTGCGCACGGAACAGATCATCCGCGTGGCCGTGGACCAGGCCAATGCCCTCGCCGAACACCTGGCAGTGAGCAAGGATCTGCTGGAAGTGGGATCGGTGGCGCGTTTCGAGGTCGTTCAGGCCGAGACTGAACTGGCTCGAGCCCAGGGAGACGTGATCGCTGCCCGCACCGATTACGAGCGCGCCCTCGCCAGTCTGCGCCGTCTCCTCGTGATGCCCCAGGATCAGCCCCTGATGGTGATACCCGGAGAAGAGCCTCCGCTGCCGCAGGGTGACGAGAACGCCCTAGTGAAAATCGCGCTGGAACGACGACCGGAGGCTCTCGAAGCAGCCGCAGCTGTGGAGGTTGCCACGGCGCGCCTGCAGCTGGCGTTCACCTCCCGCAATGTCAGCGTCGGTGTGTCCGGGTCCATGTCGCGAGACGAGATCGGGCTCTCCACCAGCGACTGGCAATGGCAGATTGCGGTGTCAGCCACGAAGCCGATCTTCGACGGCCGCCAGGAGGAGAGCGAGGTTCTGGGGGCCCGTGCACGTCTGGATGCGGCGCAGGTGAGTCTGCGGGAAGTCCAGGAAGATATTGCGCTCGACGTGCGCGACGCCTCAATTCTGCTGCAAGACGCTCGCGAGCGCTTGCGAGTGGCCCGGCAGGGCCTCATCGAGGCTCGCGAGCGGTATGAGATCGCGCGGGTACGGTACGAGACAGGGTACGCCTTGGGCATTGAGGTGCTTGACGCCCAGGCATCTTTGACTCGCGCGGACGCGGATGTCGTGAACGCACAGTATAACCTCCAGGTGGCCACTGTCCGCCTGAGGTCCGCGGTGGGTCTGTGGGGTCAGCAAACGGAGTAG